The sequence aaaatgtatGTATACTAGTTAAAAATGCTAATGAGTAAATGATATatgaatgccttaaataaataaaaacaaattaaaaagtacaACAGTCCAATATCTATATTCGCACAAGGAATAATTATTTGCAGTAGAGGCAACCCCCTTAAGAAGTCCTCATTACTGTAATATGAAGAAacaaggaaggggaagagaatgCAAGATTAAACACATCAAAGTTTCGTTGAGCCCATATGCCTCTGCCATTATTGGTTATCTTCAGTACTCATTTTTTGATGAAGTGCTGATACTCATACATCGATAAAAGTTCTGCGTGGTGCCAGCGCACAATggctgcagcaaaaaaagaggtagtGGTACTCCGTTCCATTGAGTACAGTGACACAAAAAAAGCTTTATCTTCATACTAAGGCTACACAtctttgtttttatgctgttgcATGCTAGTCATTATGACTTGTTCCAGTGCAATCTTAAGCATGTTCATTAATTCTGTTCATGGGACCTATAGCTCCCATGTGTGTAAAGCTGGAGTGGGATTATCTCAGCTTTTTTCAAAACTGCAGCAGCTTTTGGCTCCAGCTCCACCCACTACCAGCATGCAACCCTGAAAGATTACCCCTGCAGCCCTTGACGGAAAAGTTTCCATCTCTATCAGATTGCTTACTTAGACTGcagtccatgtctactcagaagtaagctccattgggttcaatgaaacccaatgtgtatattggattgcagccttagtccaaTTTAATGTGATTTATGCAAGTTGTTTTGCAGCAGAAAGAGCTGCATAGTATCTAGTATCCTTCTTCCACAAGTGAGAATCGTTTCCAGTGCTGTCTTCCTTCAAATTTAGCCCACATCTCCAGTGTAGGAACCTGTCACTTTTATACAATACAATCTTTTTTCTTCCCAAGCAGTTCAcattacacacaaaaaaaacccaatgcAGGAGGGATGTATGGGGAAGCCTATACACCATGCTTATAATACtggaaaaataaaaccaatactACAAAGGTGGACACTGGTTATAATCCCACCAAAGTTAAACTTTTACATCCCAACACTTTTATTCCCCATAGTTTCAGTGGCAGATACTTATACGTGTTTTTAATGCTCCCACTGAAAGCATATTTTAAACTTTGGCTTGATTGTGGCGCTGAGTTTGCAGTTCTGAAAATAACTGAACATGTGGTAGAATAATTTTTAATTAAGCTTATTGATTGCTATGCATTTACCATTGATAGCAGAACTATTATCATGCAGCTGTCCCAGTACCAACCAACGTTCTTTCGACACTGTTCAAAACCAGAAGAGGGTTACTTCCTATGGCAACCTTACTGAAGGCGCAAAAGGTGGTGGAATCTCATCATGCATACTGTAATAGAATATTTAGGTTTTAGGAAATGTATTTGCAACAGTAAAGGGATTGGATAGCTATTATATTAACTAGCAATTGTGGCAATTCAGGTTTAAGGTCAGCGGGATAAGGTAAGCCAAGACAGCTCTTCCGAAAGGAAATAATTTCAAAAGTAATCTCAAACAGAAAATgggtttttaaaagcttaaaagtaTTGGCTTAAATTCATTAGCAGTTTGTAGAAAGCATAGATTAAGGTTCCTAACCATAGATGTAAAACAAATATGGGTTAAAAAAGAAACGTCCTTAATTTCTAGCACCTCGAACCTGAAGCAATTAAGGTTTACCCTTTTTCATGTTTTCATTTGCAGTCAACTTTGCACTATGCCAACAGCTACTTTTCTGTTGTATCTTATAAAATAGTATGTATAACTGAGGTGGTTGAAAATCTTATAGCAACAGAAGTTGGTATAGTAAGATACCACATTTATCTTGTAGTATACCAGACAGGACCAAAACTCTTTGAATCCTTCAAAGGAGAGAAGTTCTATATTTGAGGGTAAATGGTGGCTGTTGGGATGAAATAATTATATGGAAAAGCTACAACAGAACAATACCTTGCTATTAACAGCTTATCTCCAATTCacttaacaaagtctttttttttttagtaaacatGTAGCAGAGTGTGCACTCAGATGATGAACAGGGGAAATTATTTCATTTTGCTCATCAGATTTCCCTTGGTTGTCAAAACCCCATTCTCCATATTTagagcacaatccaactcacccttctgctgggctggggcAAGGTGGATGCTGTGGATCCCCAGCAGCATTGGGACGCTCCCGACTATGCTGGAGCAGCTCTCCGCTGTGGCAATGTGGCTCTGCTGGGGACAGCCAGCTCAGTGGATGGAAGGCTGGCAGAAGGCCCCAAAACAGGGCATTCTGGAGATGTAGCCACAGGGGGGATTTacacaagatccttctcgcatgcagACCCGTCCCCTGACTCTTGAACCCCCTTCAAACTCTGCTGGCCAAAAGGCCGGCAGAgtaaaaccattttattttctgttCAGGCCTATGGGGAACACTTACTTTCCAGGAGGCCAGTTCACCGGAGCTGGTGCTTTCTACCTGGCTTGTGCGCATGGCTCCCAACAGAGCCAACATTCAGATGGGCTGACGGCTCCCAAGGAGCTTTccaccatctcctcctcctcctcctccaccaactGCTCAGCGGTAGGATTGCTCTATTAAAAGGACTTCATTATAATCCAGGTTTCTCTGGGATTATCTTCCATGTAAAGGAAACAACACCCCAATATCTGAATCAGAGATACAGTGTATTTCACTGGGCACAACCCTAAAGTCTGAATTTTAAGTAAAATCTGCTTCTATCAGATTTTAATCCCAAACACATACTGAATCAATTCTACATGATTTCTTtttctacacacgcacacaaaaagGAAGTGCAGCCACATTTGTTTTGTAATATTATTTCCCCcaatatttaaaaatgcattcaccAAAACAGATATGTTTAGACATAGCATCCACACTTCTTTTCGTACACGCTGCTACTTTACAAATATTTCACACTTACAAATCTCGGGAAAGAAAAAATCCAATGTAAAACATACTAATGAACTCCATTTGCTGAACAAAATTTTAGGAGTCATGTTTCCATCTCACCTAATTCTTCTAGGTTTTGCTACATACCATTTACAGCATGTCATCAAATTTCAAACTTACACTTAAAATGCTACTGTTGTGTAAAGATGTCAATCAGATACTGCTGCTCAACTATCACGTGTGTCAGTATCAACATTCAATTTCAGTGACGTTCACTTTATAGTCCATGGGCcagattttacttttaaaaaacacacacacctcaacCGTATTGTTTGGAAATTCAGCCCTGTGCAACAAAGAATTTAAGAAACAGCATATTTAAGCCTTTACTACAATATGTTACAATGCATACTGTAAACATTTGATACTATGAAGTGGAAAAAATGTGTTTCAGGTTCAGCAGATATACAGCACTTTTGCAATGATCTGATTCTCTGTTGCAATAAAATGAAGTGAATATTAAGGAATACAATAAATAGAAATGGTATCTTTATTGAAACAAGCGTGTGGCTTCAAAAACTAAGCCAGATTGAATCCCAATGAATAAACTGGTCCACAGTCTATCTGTTCTAGATACTGTACAGGTTGCTCTGAAGACACCATCTTCACCCAAACAATAAAAGCAACACAATTGTCACGGTGTTCACTCCAATTAATGGCACTGCAAAGAAAAATAAGAAGAGCATTATAGCTTCTCTACATATGACAAACATGATACTGCATtaaactgagaagaatcttcaggAACAAGGAAAGTCAACATCCCTCACAATTTCTTTTGGGGTTCTCATGCATTTTCTGAATGCAAGTAAACAGGACAACAatttcagtacagtagggccccgcttctctgcgccctgcttttcggtgctccattaatacggtgccagcggggAGATCAGCTGAAGGGGGGGCTCGAGCtgcctgcactccagctgatcttcccggaggagaggaagatcagctgtagagtgctacagctgatctcctcctcttctggcacgatcaaaCTCCCGCTGAtcttgctggaggaggggaagatcagctgtagatcttctcctcctcctggggCGAttagactcccgcactccagctgatcgcaccggagaagattagctgtagcacgctacagctgatcttctcctcctccggtgcaatcagcgggttaggttccagacccccgcgctacagctgatccgcttttcagtggttttcactattcggcgggggtctggaacctaacctgccgtatgagtggggccctactgtaacagaaAATTTTAAgttatttcacattttaaaccctttttaatcCCCCCCGATTCAATCATAATTTGTCACTCTGGTaacagcacacacaccccaagtatGCCACATACACCATGACACACACAGCCTGCACATATCTGGAATGTATAACCCTGTCAGTAAAAACACCCCACATTCCTTAAATGCAATCAACAAAAGGAGAAGGTTATCTGGAATGCAAAGTGGCCTGGATAGGGACAGCTTggccacagtggtccatgcatttgTATTAAGACAGGatgactgtaatgtgctctaagtGAGGCTGCCATTGAAGTTgaactggaaactgcagctggtgaaaaatgagGGAGCTAGAGTATCCTACCATCAGCATATTGCACTGGCTATCAATATGTTactaggcccagttcaaggttttgtttttagtttataaagccctaaacaactttgcACCAAGTTACCCAAGGAACCACCTTATTCCTTATAGGCCTGTCCAGTCACTGCAGTCATCTGGGGAGGCCCTCCTAGTGGTGCTGCTGAAGTCTGCTTCATGATTTCTCAGAGCAGGGTATTCACTGCAGTGGCACAACAGTATTTTATGATTTGACTCTGTAAACcacttgtgtgtgttttaaaaatgaataaatactttttaaaaaaagatgcggACATGAAGTAGGGGGAGCATCTAGAGACACTCACATTCTTCAGAGAAATGAAGAGCACTGAGGTGATTGAGTTAGGGGAGTCAGGATAAGAGAGAAGCAACAGCGCTCATAAGATTGACAGGACACAGAAACAGCAGAGAGTACAGGAGGCAAAGTTTAAGCACTGGTCCACATATTGGTAGTACCACCAAAAATTTTTCATCTGGTTATCAGGCCACCACTGAGCAGGATAAGATGCAAGAGTCCTTATTCTGGTCGATGCAATTATCGTATGTCATGGTGTTGCAACTGTATAACCACACACTCAGGAAGACGCATGGATTCAGCAACTCAGGACAGTTTAACTTAAACTGCAATGTtgttatgttgtacgtcgcccagagtggctggataaccagcaagatgggcgactaataaatttaataaataaaatttaataaataacagccACAGTAATACCAAGTATCTGGGATACAGAaggcattaaaagaaaaacactaacaatgttactgaaaatattatTTCATCCACCTTACCTCTCATAACTGTTCGTACAGATCGGATAAGGTTCATTAACTGTCCTTTAATTCCTGGCTCTTCTCCAAATCCTCCAATTCCCTGGTCTGTTCCCCAGCCAACTGTATAATtcaaaagttttatttttattacttataAACACATAATGTAAATTATGGGTCATATTAATGAGCATTTTATCTTAGAAATAGGAAAGTACTTTAAGCCCAGATACTGCAATAAAAACAGTATTTGTTTAAATACCAGGTGATCCGAAACTGTAATTCAAACTAGATACATCAAATACTTTTATGAGAAAGAGAATAACCAGAGACTAGATGTTTTTTGGCAAACTAAGACTATGtatcaggaatgaggaacctgcggctctcccaatgttgctgaactacaacttccatcatccatgctggctagagATGAGGAGAATTGGAATCTATCATAATCTGAAAGGTCACAGATTCCCTAGCCTTGCAGTATATTATTACATGATGTAATTATTTGAACATAtcacaagagaaagaaagaacaggcTAACAGTTTCAGTTTTCTATGGAAATCTATCAGTCAACCTCACAAAAACCTTAACAATATAACTACAG is a genomic window of Rhineura floridana isolate rRhiFlo1 chromosome 1, rRhiFlo1.hap2, whole genome shotgun sequence containing:
- the IER3IP1 gene encoding immediate early response 3-interacting protein 1, yielding MAFTLYSLLQAALLFVNAIAVLHEERFLRRIGWGTDQGIGGFGEEPGIKGQLMNLIRSVRTVMRVPLIGVNTVTIVLLLLFG